In one Apostichopus japonicus isolate 1M-3 chromosome 18, ASM3797524v1, whole genome shotgun sequence genomic region, the following are encoded:
- the LOC139958871 gene encoding trypsin-like, producing MFELYYSCSSNRLNSRVSYMNYLTLETSKRTTPMMLLLFITVLAVANLQTTLAECGARKITSSAIVGGVDAYYGKWPWQVSIRVDYASGSGNYHTCGGTLINKDYVLTANHCFDPLIGKPDPTEYEIVVGNHREDTIDQHQESFYVAEIITHSDYRALTMDNDITLLKLTSSVTFNDYIQPACLPSLNYGAGTDTWITGWGNQETVIQKETLQEVSVPIIDTATCNQKTWYDGEVTDNMFCAGLAEGGKDSCQGDSGGPVVVVNTEGFYEVIGVTSWGYGCADAKNPGVYTRVFNYVDWIAQNTGA from the exons ATGTTTGAGCTATATTATTCTTGTTCTTCGAATCGCTTAAATAGCAGGGTTTCCTACATGAATTATCTTACTCTCGAGACTTCCAAGAGAACGACACCGATGATGTTGCTATTGTTTATCACAGTTCTGGCGGTGGCCAACCTTCAAA CCACACTTGCTGAATGTGGTGCAAGGAAAATTACGTCCTCGGCCATTGTCGGCGGGGTAGATGCTTATTACGGTAAATGGCCATGGCAAGTTAGTATCCGAGTCGATTACGCCTCAGGATCAGGCAACTACCACACCTGTGGTGGAACACTCATCAACAAAGACTATGTGCTGACTGCTAACCATTGCTTCGA tcCTTTGATTGGCAAACCTGACCCCACCGAGTATGAAATTGTTGTCGGCAACCATCGTGAGGACACTATCGATCAACATCAAGAGAGCTTCTATGTTGCTGAAATCATAACACACTCCGATTATAGGGCACTGACTATGGACAATGACATCACCCTTCTTAAATTGACTAGTTCCGTCACCTTCAATGACTACATTCAACCCGCTTGCTTACCATCTCTAAACTACGGAGCTGGTACCGACACCTGGATCACCGGATGGGGAAACCAAGAAA CCGTCATACAAAAAGAAACCCTTCAAGAGGTATCCGTACCAATCATCGACACCGCTACTTGCAACCAGAAGACCTGGTATGACGGAGAAGTCACGGACAATATGTTCTGTGCTGGCCTCGCAGAAGGAGGAAAGGATTCTTGCCAG GGTGACAGCGGTGGTCCAGTTGTTGTTGTCAATACCGAAGGCTTTTATGAGGTAATTGGAGTCACCAGTTGGGGATATGGCTGCGCTGATGCAAAGAACCCAGGCGTGTACACCCGCGTCTTCAACTACGTTGATTGGATCGCGCAAAACACTGGCGCGTAG